Sequence from the Saccharopolyspora pogona genome:
GGTCAGGTTGAGGCCGTCGAAGGCAGCCTGCGCGGCCTGCAGCAGCGCGACGCCGCCACCGGCGACGATGCCCTCCTCGACCGCGGCCTTGGCGTTGCGGACCGCGTCCTCGATGCGGTGCTTGCGCTCCTTGAGCTCGACCTCGGTCGCCGCACCGGCCTTGATGACGGCCACGCCGCCGGCCAGCTTGGCCAGCCGCTCCTGCAGCTTCTCGCGGTCGTAGTCGGAGTCCGAGCGCTCGATCTCGGCGCGGATCTCGTTGACCCGACCGGCGATCTGCTCGTCGTCGCCGGCACCCTCGACGATGGTGGTCTCGTCCTTGGTGACAACGATCTTGCGGGCGCGGCCCAGCAGGTTCAGGTCCGCGTTCTCCAGCTTGAGGCCGACCTCTTCGCTGATGACCTGGCCACCGGTCAGGATCGCCATGTCCTGCAGCATCGCCTTGCGGCGGTCACCGAAGCCGGGGGCCTTGACGGCGACCGACTTGAAGGTGCCGCGGATCTTGTTGACGACCAGGGTGGCCAGCGCCTCGCCCTCGACGTCTTCGGAGATGATCAGCAGCGGCTTGTTCGCCTGCATGACCTTCTCCAGCAGCGGGAGCATGTCCTTGACGTTGGAGACCTTGGAGCTCAGCAGCAGGATGTACGGGTCCTCCAGGACCGCCTCCATCCGCTCCGAGTCGGTGACGAAATAGGGCGAGATGTAGCCCTTGTCGAAGCGCATGCCCTCGGTGAGCTCCAGCTCCAGGCCGAAGGTGTTGCTCTCCTCGACGGTGATGACGCCTTCCTTGCCGACCTTGTCCATCGCCTCGGCGATCAGCTCGCCGATCTGACGGTCGCCGGCCGAGATCGCGGCGGTGGCGGCGATCTGATCCTTGGTCTCGATCTCCTTGGCGTTCTTGAGCAGCTGCTCGGCGATCGCCTCGGTGGCCTTCTCGATGCCCCGCTTCAGGGCGATCGGGTTGGCGCCGGCCGCGACGTTGCGCAGACCCTCGCGCACCAGCGCCTGGGCCAGCACGGTGGCGGTGGTGGTGCCGTCACCTGCGACGTCGTCGGTCTTCTTCGCGACCTCCTTGACCAGCTCGGCCCCGATCTTCTCCCACGGGTCCTCGAGCTCGATCTCCTTGGCGATAGAGACACCGTCGTTGGTGATGGTCGGCGCGCCCCACTTCTTCTCGAGCACGACGTTGCGGCCCTTCGGCCCGAGCGTCACCTTGACGGCGTCAGCAAGGGTGTTCATGCCGCGCTCTAGACCGCGGCGGGCGTCCTCGTTGAACGCGATCATCTTGGCCATTGCGGTGTGGTCCTCCACCTGTCTGGACGCCGCGGTGGTGGGTTTGCGCACCCCACGGCAGGACTCGTGCTCGGCCAGGCTCGGTGCCCGCGACGGACGACCGTGCGGCGGCGCCGTCGGGTGGCACCGCCGGAGACGGCCTCACCGTCCCGACCTGGCACTCAACCTTGCTGAGTGCCAATACCGTGTTTAGCACTCTCACCGGTCGAGTGCAAGCGACGTACCCGGGCGGCGGAGCGCGACCGTCAGCGGGTCGGGACCGAAGTCGGCAGGTGGTTGTTGTTGTAAGAGGAGGTTTCCGACGTCGTCGAGTCCGTGCCGCTGCCGCCGGAACCGCCGATGGAGTTGGCCATCACAACGAAGATGACCACGATGACCACCAGCGCGACACCGGCGAGCACCGGCACGATCCACTTCGCCGAACCGCCCGACTTGGTCGCGAACGCCGCCGAACCGGCCGGGATCGGCGGGCGCAGCCGAACCGGGTCGTTGCCCGGCGGCGGCAGCGGGCGCGGCGGCGGCTGGTACTGCGGGTAGCCGTGCGGCGGGCCGGGAGGCGCGGGCGGGCCGTACTGGACCGGCTGCGGGCCGGACATCGGAGCCACCGGAGCCACCGGAGCCGCCTGGCGAGACGGTGGCGGCGCGTCCCCGGCCGCCGGACCGAGCGCGGCGCGGGCCGCCGCGACCAGCTCCTTGCAGTTGCCGAAGCGCTGGTCGGGGCTCTTCGACATGCCGCGGCGCAGCACCTCGTCGATGCTGCCGGGCAGCACCACCAGCGCGGTCGCGGGCGGCGGCTCGGCGCCCAGGTGCCCCTGGATGACCTCCTGCACCTGCCCCCGGAACGGCGACCGCCCCGTCAGGCAGGCGAACAGCATGCAGCTCAGCGCGTACTGGTCGGTGCGGCCGTCCACCGGCTCGCCGCGCAGGTGCTCGGGGGCCGCGTAGGTCGGCGAGCCCAGGAAGTCGCCGCTGGCGGTGCGGTGCCCGGTCGCGCCGCGCCGGGTGAGCCCGAAGTCGGCCAGGTAGACGTGCTCGTGGACGGATTCGCGCGAGGTCACCAGCACGTTGGCCGGCTTCAGGTCGAGGTGCACCAGGCCGCGCTCGTGCAGCATGTCCAGCGCCTCGGCGACCTGGGAGAGCAGTTCCAAGGCGCGCTTGGGCGAGATCGGCCCGTCCTTGATCAGGCTGGCCAGGTCGGACCCGTCGACCAGCCGCATCGCGATGTAGAGCATGCCGTTGACCTCGCCGAAGTCGTACAGCGGCACGATGTTCGCGTGGTCGATGGCGGAAGTGTTGCGCGCCTCGTCGACGAACCGCTCGCGGAACTCCGCGTCACCGGTGATGTGCTCGCCCATGACCTTGAGCGCGACCTTGCGGCCCAGACGGGTATCGGTGGCGCGGTACATCACGCTCATCCCGCCGCGGCCGAGCACTCCGTCGATCTTGTAGTGGCCGAGG
This genomic interval carries:
- the groL gene encoding chaperonin GroEL (60 kDa chaperone family; promotes refolding of misfolded polypeptides especially under stressful conditions; forms two stacked rings of heptamers to form a barrel-shaped 14mer; ends can be capped by GroES; misfolded proteins enter the barrel where they are refolded when GroES binds), producing MAKMIAFNEDARRGLERGMNTLADAVKVTLGPKGRNVVLEKKWGAPTITNDGVSIAKEIELEDPWEKIGAELVKEVAKKTDDVAGDGTTTATVLAQALVREGLRNVAAGANPIALKRGIEKATEAIAEQLLKNAKEIETKDQIAATAAISAGDRQIGELIAEAMDKVGKEGVITVEESNTFGLELELTEGMRFDKGYISPYFVTDSERMEAVLEDPYILLLSSKVSNVKDMLPLLEKVMQANKPLLIISEDVEGEALATLVVNKIRGTFKSVAVKAPGFGDRRKAMLQDMAILTGGQVISEEVGLKLENADLNLLGRARKIVVTKDETTIVEGAGDDEQIAGRVNEIRAEIERSDSDYDREKLQERLAKLAGGVAVIKAGAATEVELKERKHRIEDAVRNAKAAVEEGIVAGGGVALLQAAQAAFDGLNLTGDEATGANSVKIAVEAPLKQIAINAGLEGGVVAEKVKGLTSGHGLNAATGEYEDLVQAGVLDPAKVTRSALQNAASIAALFLTTEAVVADKPEKEKAGAPDPTGGMGGMDF
- a CDS encoding serine/threonine-protein kinase, with amino-acid sequence MSEDLTGRRLGHYKIDGVLGRGGMSVMYRATDTRLGRKVALKVMGEHITGDAEFRERFVDEARNTSAIDHANIVPLYDFGEVNGMLYIAMRLVDGSDLASLIKDGPISPKRALELLSQVAEALDMLHERGLVHLDLKPANVLVTSRESVHEHVYLADFGLTRRGATGHRTASGDFLGSPTYAAPEHLRGEPVDGRTDQYALSCMLFACLTGRSPFRGQVQEVIQGHLGAEPPPATALVVLPGSIDEVLRRGMSKSPDQRFGNCKELVAAARAALGPAAGDAPPPSRQAAPVAPVAPMSGPQPVQYGPPAPPGPPHGYPQYQPPPRPLPPPGNDPVRLRPPIPAGSAAFATKSGGSAKWIVPVLAGVALVVIVVIFVVMANSIGGSGGSGTDSTTSETSSYNNNHLPTSVPTR